In the genome of Sphingomonas sp. LR60, the window GCCTCGGGTTGCTTGCCCGCGACGATGACATTCACATAGCCGCGGCTGCGGAGGCAGTGGTCGGCAACCGACAACAGCGTGTTCGCATCGGGCGGCAGGTAGAGCCGCGCCACGTCCGCGGTCTTGTTGGCGACGTGGTCGAGGAAGCCGGGATCCTGGTGTGACAGGCCATTATGATCCTGGCGCCAGACATGCGACGTCAGCACGTAATTGAGCGAGGCGATCGGCCGGCGCCACGGGATGCCCTTGGTGACCTTCAACCACTTGGCGTGCTGGTTGACCATCGAGATCGACGATGTGGACGAACGCCTCGTAGCACGAGAACAGCCCGTGCCGGCCGGTTAGCAGATAGCCCTCGAGCCAGCCTTGGCAGAGATGCTCGCTGAGCACCTCCATCACCCGGCCGTCAGGCGACAAATTCTCGTCGACCGGCTCGATATCGACCATCCAGACCTTGCTCGTGACATCGTACACATCGGCGAGCCGGTTGGAGGCGGTCTCGTCGGGACCGAACAGGCGGAAGTTCACGCTGCCCATGTTGAGCTTCATCACGTCGCGTAGATACGTACCCAGCACACGCGTCGCGGGCGCATCGACCTGCCCCGGCGCGGCGACCGGCACGGCGTAAGTACGGAAGTCTGGCAGCGACAACGGCGCCAGCAGCTCGCCGCCATTAGCATGCGGGTTCGATCCCATCCGCCGATGTCCGGTCGGGGCGAGCGACGCGTATTCGTCGAGGAACTTGCCGTTCGCATCGAACAGTTCTTCCGGCCGGTAGCTCCGCATCCACGCCTCAAGCTGTCCCAGATGCTCGGGATCCTTTAAATCGGCGATTGGCACCTGGTGTGCGCGCCATGTTCCCTCCACGGGCTTGCCGTCGACGACCTTCGGCCCCGTCCAGCCCTTCGGCGTCCGGAACACGATCATCGGCCAGCGCGGGCGCGCCGGCTTCGCGCCTTCGACGCGCGCCGCGGCCTGGATCGCCTTGATCTGCGCCAACGCGTCATCGAGCGCGACCGCCAGTTGCTGGTGAACCACTTGCGGGTCGCTGCCCTCGACGAAGATCGGCTCGTGCCCGTAGCCGCGCAGCAGGGCTTCAAGCTCGTCATGGTCGATCCGCGCGAGAATCGTCGGGTTCGCGATCTTGAAGCCGTTGAGGTGCAGGATCGGCAGCACCGCGCCGTCACGTGCGGGGTTCAGGAACTTGTTGGAATGCCAGCTCGCTGCCAGCGCGCCGGTTTCCGCCTCGCCGTCGCCGATCACGCACGCGACGAGCAGATCGGGATTGTCGAACGCCGCGCCATAGGCGTGCGCGAGCGAATAGCCCAGCTCGCCGCCCTCGTGGATCGAGCCGGGCGTCTCAGGCGCGACATGGCTCGGAATTCCGCCCGGCCAGGAGAATTGACGGAACAGGCGGTGCATGCCGCTGCGGCTGCGCTCGATCGCGGGATAGCGTTCGGTGTACGATCCCTCGAGATAGGTGTGTGCCACCAGCCCGGGGCCGCCATGCCCTGGACCGATGCTGTTTATCATGTCGAGATCATGCTCGACGATTAGCCGGTTGAGGTGGACGTAGAGGAAGTTCAGCCCCGGCGTCGTCCCCCAATGTCCGAGCAGCCGCGGCTTCACGTCGGCAATGGTCAGCGCCCGGTCGAGCATCGCATTGTCGCGCAGGTAGATCTGGCCGACCGACAGATAGTTGGCCGCGCGCCAATAGGCGTCCATCCGCCGCAGCATGTCCGGTGCCAGCGGCCCCTGCCGACACGGCAAATTCTGGACGAAGCTTTGATGTGGAAGGACTGCGGTGGTCATGACTGGCTTCCGAAATCGAGGACGACACGCGAGGGCACCTGGCCATGTTCGAGGCGCTCGAAGACGGCGTTGATCGCCGACAGCGGCCGGAGTTCGATGTGGGCCTTCACCTTGCCGGTCGCGGCAAAGGCCAAGGCTTCCGCCATGTCCTTGCGGGTGCCGACGAACGAGCCGCGGACGGTGATGCAGTTCGCCACCACATCGAACAGCGGCAGCGGAAACTCGCCGGGCGGCAGGCCGACGAGCACGCACGTGCCATGCCGGCGCGTCATTGCAACGCCCTGGTTGAACGCAGCCAGTGACGGCGCGGTGATGAGCACGCCGTGCGCGCCCCCGCCGGTCGCCGTCTTCAGGTCACCGATCGGGTCGGCGCCGCGCGCATTGACCATCACTTCCGCGCCGAGCGCGCTGGCGTGCGCCAGCTTGCCTTCATCGACGTCAATTGCGCAGACCCTCAGGCCCATCGCGATGGCATACTGGACGGCAAGGTGGCCGAGCCCCCGACGCCGGAGATCGCGACCCATTCGCCGGGCTTCGCGCCGGTTTCCTTCAGGCCCTTGTAGGTCGTGACGCCGGCGCAGATTATCGGCGCGGCCTCGACCGCGGACAATCCATCTGGGATGCGCGCGACATAGTCCGGGTCGGCGAGGATGTATTCGGCGAAGCCGCCATTGCGGGTGTAGCCGCTGAACTGGATGTCGGGGCACACGGTCTCCCATGCGGACAGGCAGTATTCGCAGTGCCCGCAGGCCGAGTACATCCACGGCACACCGACCCGGTCACCGAGCTTCACGACCTCGACGCCGGCACCGACCTCGACGACGATGCCGATGCCCTCATGGCCGGGGATGAAGGGTGGGGCCGGCTTGACCGGCCAGTCGCCGCGCGCGGCGTGCAGATCGGTGTGGCACACCCCGCACGCCTCAGTTTCGACCAATATCTGGCCGGGACCGGCGGTCGGGATTTCAACCTCCCGAAGCGTCAGCTGTTGGCCGAAGGCCTCGACGACGGCAGCCTGCATCATATGCGGCATGAATGTTTCCTTCGACAGGGTGGCGATGCGGCGGGGGCAGGCATCGTCATCGTGAGAACCGGCGCGCGAGCTGGGGGTCCCGCCGTAGCGCCTCCTCGCCGAAGGCAATCTGCGCGCAAGTCCGTTGTGCCTGTTGCGCCACGTCACACAGGTAGGTGGCGGCGGTGTTTCGCCCGGTCTTACCTGTAATCAGCGCGAACCGTTTGTGCTCGCGCGAGTGCATGCCGAAGGCGTGGACGATATAGTCGTCGAAGACGGCGCTCAGCCCCAGCTCTTGCCCTTCCTGGGCGAGCCAGGGGCCAGACATTGCCGACGTCGTGAAACTGAGAAGCCGCTTGTCGCCGAGGAGGTCGCCGCGCGTTTGCTCGCGCACATTATGCGGCGAAACGCCGGCACCGAACACTCGCTCGACATAGCCCTTCATCATCGCCGGCGGGGACCCGAACCAGATTGGATAGATCAGCACGAACACGTCGCATCCCCACAGGATGTTGCGTTCGGCGGTCACGTCACCAAACCGGATCGGATTAGGCAGGGTAGGCCGCTCGGCTGCCTGTAGGACTGGATCAAAGTGCATGGCGTAGAGGTCGCGCAGGACGACGTCCTGGCCGGCAGCGTGGACCTCCTCGCAATAACGATCGGCGATCGCGCGATTGAAGCTGTGTGGATCGGGGTGGCACAGAATGACCGCGTGTCGCGCCTCTCGAGCGACGATCTGTTCCTGCACGCTCATCGTAAGACCCGATCTTCTACGCAGCGGCGCCACACGGATTGTCCGGGCAGAGCAATCTGCCGATCGGGCGTGCGCATGCTGCAAGGAGACGCTGAGCTAGGCGTCAGCCGTCGTGTGGGACAGCCTCGGAAACTACGCATCAGATGACCGCGCGTTGACATCTGCCCGAGCGTATCGAACGGACGTCTGCCTACGCCGTCTGAGCACTCCAGACTGATTGAGCCGTCAGCCGCCAGGGACTGGCCAACCGACCCCGCGTACTGCCTGTACGAACGGCTATTTACCGGCGAGCGACGCTCGGAAGCGGACTGGCGGCTTTCCACCAGATTTGAACGCCGACGGTCCGCTCTCTCACTCCGCGTGTTGGGAGGAAATTGACGCGACATCGCTGCACAAACCATTCGACTTCCCCACCGACCAGAGCGACAGCAGCAGGCATGATGCCGATCAGGCGGTTCTCCCCGTCCTGCCCCGGGTGAGTCTCTCACCGGGGCTGTAGCTGGTGGGAACGGCATGGTGCCGCCTCCCGCACGGATGATCAGCATCATGACCAACCTCAGCGACACACAACGCGTCCTGCTCTCGGGTGCAGCGCAGCGCGACAACGGCAGCCTTCTCCCGCTCCCCGCATCGCTCCGGCCCGGCGGCGGCGTCACCAAGGCGCTCAGCGCTTTGTTGAATCGCGGTTTCACTGAAGAGCGGGAGACGAACGACCCTGCAGCGATCCGCCGCACCGATGATGACACCCGCTACGGCGTCTTCATCACGGAATCTGGTACGGCCGCAATCGGCATTGAGGCCTCGGAGAAAGCGGGTTTGGTCGCAGGCGCGACTGCTTCATCCACCGCGCCTCCTTCGACGCCGCGCACGAGCAAGATCAACGCGGTTGTTGTTCTCCTATCGCGCGCCGACGGTGCCACGCTGTCCGAGCTCATCGAGGCAACCGGATGGCTGCCGCACACCACACGCGCAGCGCTGACAGGATTGCGGAAGAAGGGTCACGAAATCGACCGTGGCAAGCGCGCTGGTGCGACCTGCTACCGCATCGTGGCAGCGGCGTGATGCCGGTCTCGGACGAGGTCACCGCGCTTGAGGCGCTCTCGCTGGCTGACCTCCGGGTACGCTGGACGCAGCTGGTGGGGGCACCAGCACCGAAGGTCGGTACCAGCATGCTGCGACTTGCGCTCGCCTGGGAGATGCAAGCTCGCGCGCAAGGTGGTCTCAGCCGCGGCACCAGCCGCGCGCTGGATCAGCTTGCGCGGGGCGCACGCGCACCGCCGATGTGCGAGCGGGCATGCGACTGGTGCGCGAATGGCAAGGCCGCGCGCATGTGGTCGAGGTCGGCGAAGACGAGATCATCCGCTGGAACGGACGGGAGTTCCGCTCGCTGAGCGAGGTCGCGCGTGCGATCACTGGCACGCGCTGGTCTGGTCCCGCCTTCTTTGGGCTGAAGAGGGCGGTGGCGGCATGAAGACGATCCGCTGCGCCATTTACACGCGCAAGTCATCCGATGAGGGGCTGGAGCAAAGCTTCAACAGCCTGGATGCGCAGCGCGAGGCATGTGCGGCCTACATCCTCTCGCAAGCCAGCGAAGGCTGGACGGAGCTTCCCGACATCTACGATGACGGCGGTCTGTCTGGCGGCACGCTCGAGCGCCCTGCCCTGCGGCGTTTGCTCGCCGATGTGGCCGCAGGACGGATCGACACCATCGTTGTCTACAAGGTAGACCGCCTGACCCGCTCGCTGTTCGACTTCGCTAAACTCGTGGAGACGTTCGACAAGGCCGGTACGAGCTTCGTGTCGGTGACGCAGTCGTTCAACACCACAACCAGCATGGGGCGACTGACGCTCAACATGCTGCTGTCGTTTGCCCAGTTCGAACGCGAGGTTACCGCCGAACGGATCCGCGACAAGATCACGGCGTCGAAAGCACGTGGCATGTGGATGGGCGGTATTCCGCCGCTCGGCTATGCGCCGAACGGCCGCAGCCTTACTATCGTCGAGGAGCATGCCGCACTCATTCGCGACCTGTTTGCACGACACCTGCGGCTCGGAAGCGTGCCGCGGCTCGAAGCCGAGCTGCTGGCTGACGGGATCAGCACACCAAAGCGGATCACCCTTAACGGCAGGCCGCTTGGCGGCGGCAGGTTTACGCGCGGGCAGCTCTACGCGATCCTGAAAAACGTCATCTATACCGGCCGCATCGCACACCGCGGTGTCATCCATCCCGGCCAGCACGACGCCATCATCGATGAAGCCACGTTCGACGCAGTACAGGTCTCACTGGCATCGAATGTACGCGGCGAGCGGCCCCGTACACGCGCCGCCAACCCCAGCCTGCTTGCCGGCAGGATCGTCGATACGGCCGGCGAACCGCTGCTCGCAACCCACGCCGTGAAGGGCATGGTGCGGCATCGCTACTACGTCAGTCAGGCGCTGCACCATGGGCGCAGTGACGTCGGCGTGCGGCTGCCCGCGCGTGAAATCGAAGGGCTTGTTCTGGCGCAGCTCGGCAACTTCCTTGCCGATCCGCTGGCACTCGCGGCAACATCTGGGTTCGACCTGACCTTGGACGAAATGACCGGCTTTCACGATCGCTGCGCTTCGTTAAGCGGCGCGCTGGTTGGCCGCCATTCGCCGGTGTTGATGCAACTTCTTCGCAAGGTCGAGGTCGCAAGGCATGAGGTGACGCTCCACCTCCACGCCGAAGCGTTGACCCGTCTGCTTGAAGCCACGCGTGCGCCTGATGCTCCGGCGACGATCTCGTTGACCTGCGCGGCGCGCCTGACCCGCTCCGGTCGCGCGCTGCGGCTGGTGCAGGCAAGGGAGACGCTGCCAGCCGGAACGCCGGACCGTGCGCTGGTCCGGCTGATCGCTCAGGCGCGACGTTGGTGGGCGGTGCTGCGCGCCGGCGACATCAACACGAGCGAGCTCGCAAAGCGCGAGGGCATCACTCCTTCCTATCTCACCCGGGTGGTGCGCCTCGCCTTCCTGGCGCCGGACATCACCGACGCAATCCTGGCAGGGCGACAGCGCATCGGGATCACCGTTGGCAGGCTCACCCTCGGTGAGCCGCTGCCCGCCGACTGGCATGCGCAGAAGGCACTAATGTTGCAGGCTCCCGCTAACCGGAGCTGCTAGGCGCGCTCATCCTGCAAAGGCCCGGATAGAGCGCGAACCATGTCGCGCCGTGCCGTGCGGTCACGTGTCTCACGCACGTGGCGAACAAAGGCTGTGAGGTTTGGCTGCACGCAACGAAGGCCGGTGCGAGCGGGCTCAGGTCGCCGGCAGAAGCCGCGGCGCTCACACCCGGCATGGTCATAGCCACCGTCAACGCTATCCCGCTCGCGGGCATGGAAGATGCCATGCTCCAGGTCGTTGGAGCAGCCGGCAACAACGCGTCGCTTGGCATGGTTGGGGGCCGAACCGTGACGTTAGGAGCAAAATCATGAACCGGCGGCACATGCTGGCCTCCTTGACGCTCCTGGCCATGACAACGCCAGCCGCGGCAAAAGACATTTATTTCTACGGATCGCCACCGGACTGGACACGCTACAAGGAACTGGGGGACGCGGCGGTGCGCGCGCGGCTGGCTGATCCAAAAGTACGCCACGAGCTGCACGCTGTAAGTGAATGGCCGGTCGAGTGGCCGAATGGCTACATGCAGGGAGGCTGGCGGCATGACGGAAAGTCGTTTGAATATCTGACATGCGGTCGGCTGCGGGCGCTTACACCGGTCGATGAACGATATTTCGTGATAAATCTCGCGATTGTTATCGACCATGACAGGGCAGCAGGTATCGATCTCAGCAGCCGCGAGAGCAACAGCCTCGTCAACGTGATCTGCAGCGCATTGGTACCAAAGGCATGCTGCCGCCTGCCCCGTCGGCAGAAGCATCGCCGGACCTGACTGTTGCTTCGGTGAGCGTGACGATCGGGCCCATGCCCGACGGCGCCTATGTAGTGGAAGTTGCGCCTGATGGTGCCGGCCGGCGTGCTGGTCTCACCCCCGGCATGGTGATCGCCCGCGTCAACGGGATTTCGCTGGTCGGCATGGGTGCAGCGATGAGCAACATCCTGGGCAGCGAAGCCGCGAGCCTCGACGTCGAGACAGTCACGGGCGGGCACGTCATTATCGAGCAACCTCGATGAGCCGCGGCTGGCAGATGGGCTGGTACAATGGCTGGAGCCCCGCGGAGCGGATGGCGACGCTGCCGATACAGCGTGAAGCGATCCGTTCGGGCAGGATCGCCGCACCGGAGACCTGCTCGATTTGCGGCGTCACGCCCGAGCCTGGCTCGAACAATCCGGTCGGTTTGCACGACGAGGATTACAGCCAGCCGCTCCTGACCTATCATATTTGCCAAATATGCCACCGTACCTTGCATGGGCGCTTCGAACACCCTGACCCGTGGCGTACGCTGGTTCGAACGCATGGCAGTGGCAGCCGCGGGTTTGAGGGGCTGACCATCGATCCCGCTTCGCAGCGGCAGCCGTTCGAGGTGATGTACCCGGCCGGCCTGCCGCGCGATTGACCTACCAGGATGCGGCGGATGGGACATCGCCGTCATAGAAGCGAGATGACCGGTTCGGTCGCGACGGCCGGATCCTTCGACCGTTACCGTCGAACTTCGCATCCACCCACACGCGATTGTCAAAGGTAAACTCCAGGAATTGCGTGAGCGCATCGACCTGATCGTCGTTGCGCCCGTCGGGAAAGGCCTGAAGCTCATGCCGCAGCGCTGGAAGCCACTCGGCGCTCGCGGGCAAAAGAAAGCCGCCGCTCTGCAACTGCACCGTGTGTCCGGCCAGTCGATCGACTTTCGAGCTGGTGGGGGTCGGACATCGCAGCGCGCCAGGCAGGTTTGCCGCTTTCACCTGCTGGTAGAGCGCGATGCCGATGGATGCACCTTCGATGATCAAGGCGTCCGCTCGCCAATGGCGATGCCAGGCGATCACCCGCTCGGTCAACGTGGTGAAAGCGGCCTGGATGCGGATCACATCAAGCAGGTACCAGTCGCCATCGCGAAATCCCCAGGTCATGCCCACGGAATAATCCGCGGTGATCCGTTCGGTGATCGCCGGATCCCAGCTCTGCACCACCTTGTGGAAGAAGATGCGCGGCGGGCGCTCGTCATATTGTCCGAACCAGTCGAGATCGATGAGCCCACCATCGGCAACGACGGGGTTCTGCTGGAACTGCGCACCGAAATTGCGTGCGCCCATGAGCAGCCGCTGCTCCTCGAGATATGCACGCGGGGCCAGGGCCGGTGCGAGAACGTCCCCCTTACGGCGGTGCCAGACTCGACCGCGAGGAAGCGGTATATCTTCGTCCTGCTCAGCGATGGCCGGCAGGTTGAGGTGATGCCATTCCCCGGTACGTAGCGCCCAGCCGGCAAGATCGTCCTCGTGAATCCGCTGCTGCACGATCACCAGCCGACTGTCGGCGAGGTTGTCGAACCGGTTGAAGAAGGTCGTACGAAACGTCTCGATGGCACGCTCGCGCTCGACAGGCGACAGACTTTCTCCCGCCTTGTGGAAGTCGTCCACGATCATGAAGTGAGTGCCAAGCCCGGTCATGGCACCGTTCTTGGAGGCGGCGCGGACGCCCCCGCCCCCGGTCACCTCGAAATGGTCGCTGCGGTCCTTGCCGCGCTTGATGATGGTGTGCGGGAAGAAATAGCGGAAGCGCGCATCCCTCACGATCGAGCGCGCTTTGTCGACGAGCGGGATCGACAAGGCATCGCCGTAGCTTACGATCGTCACCTTGGCTTTAGGGTCATTGCCCAGCAGCCATGCGGCGAACGAGCCCGAGATCAGCTCCGACTTGCCATGGCGCGGCGGCAGGTTGATGACGAGCCGGTTGATCGTACCGAGTGCGAGTTGCTCGAGCACGTGGACCATCGCGTCGATATGCTGACCGGGGACGAGCGTCTCGCCCCCGTGCAGCATGCGGAACGCCTCCTTGTGGAAGTCACCGAGCGAGCGCTGGACAATCGCGCGGTACATCGCACGCTCCGCACCGTCGGAAAGCAATGTGGGATTGCTCATCGCC includes:
- a CDS encoding phosphoketolase family protein — encoded protein: MTTAVLPHQSFVQNLPCRQGPLAPDMLRRMDAYWRAANYLSVGQIYLRDNAMLDRALTIADVKPRLLGHWGTTPGLNFLYVHLNRLIVEHDLDMINSIGPGHGGPGLVAHTYLEGSYTERYPAIERSRSGMHRLFRQFSWPGGIPSHVAPETPGSIHEGGELGYSLAHAYGAAFDNPDLLVACVIGDGEAETGALAASWHSNKFLNPARDGAVLPILHLNGFKIANPTILARIDHDELEALLRGYGHEPIFVEGSDPQVVHQQLAVALDDALAQIKAIQAAARVEGAKPARPRWPMIVFRTPKGWTGPKVVDGKPVEGTWRAHQVPIADLKDPEHLGQLEAWMRSYRPEELFDANGKFLDEYASLAPTGHRRMGSNPHANGGELLAPLSLPDFRTYAVPVAAPGQVDAPATRVLGTYLRDVMKLNMGSVNFRLFGPDETASNRLADVYDVTSKVWMVDIEPVDENLSPDGRVMEVLSEHLCQGWLEGYLLTGRHGLFSCYEAFVHIVDLDGQPARQVVEGHQGHPVAPADRLAQLRADVACLAPGS
- a CDS encoding NAD(P)H-dependent oxidoreductase, giving the protein MSVQEQIVAREARHAVILCHPDPHSFNRAIADRYCEEVHAAGQDVVLRDLYAMHFDPVLQAAERPTLPNPIRFGDVTAERNILWGCDVFVLIYPIWFGSPPAMMKGYVERVFGAGVSPHNVREQTRGDLLGDKRLLSFTTSAMSGPWLAQEGQELGLSAVFDDYIVHAFGMHSREHKRFALITGKTGRNTAATYLCDVAQQAQRTCAQIAFGEEALRRDPQLARRFSR
- a CDS encoding DUF3489 domain-containing protein, translated to MTNLSDTQRVLLSGAAQRDNGSLLPLPASLRPGGGVTKALSALLNRGFTEERETNDPAAIRRTDDDTRYGVFITESGTAAIGIEASEKAGLVAGATASSTAPPSTPRTSKINAVVVLLSRADGATLSELIEATGWLPHTTRAALTGLRKKGHEIDRGKRAGATCYRIVAAA
- a CDS encoding recombinase family protein, with translation MKTIRCAIYTRKSSDEGLEQSFNSLDAQREACAAYILSQASEGWTELPDIYDDGGLSGGTLERPALRRLLADVAAGRIDTIVVYKVDRLTRSLFDFAKLVETFDKAGTSFVSVTQSFNTTTSMGRLTLNMLLSFAQFEREVTAERIRDKITASKARGMWMGGIPPLGYAPNGRSLTIVEEHAALIRDLFARHLRLGSVPRLEAELLADGISTPKRITLNGRPLGGGRFTRGQLYAILKNVIYTGRIAHRGVIHPGQHDAIIDEATFDAVQVSLASNVRGERPRTRAANPSLLAGRIVDTAGEPLLATHAVKGMVRHRYYVSQALHHGRSDVGVRLPAREIEGLVLAQLGNFLADPLALAATSGFDLTLDEMTGFHDRCASLSGALVGRHSPVLMQLLRKVEVARHEVTLHLHAEALTRLLEATRAPDAPATISLTCAARLTRSGRALRLVQARETLPAGTPDRALVRLIAQARRWWAVLRAGDINTSELAKREGITPSYLTRVVRLAFLAPDITDAILAGRQRIGITVGRLTLGEPLPADWHAQKALMLQAPANRSC
- the terL gene encoding phage terminase large subunit, with the translated sequence MYRAIVQRSLGDFHKEAFRMLHGGETLVPGQHIDAMVHVLEQLALGTINRLVINLPPRHGKSELISGSFAAWLLGNDPKAKVTIVSYGDALSIPLVDKARSIVRDARFRYFFPHTIIKRGKDRSDHFEVTGGGGVRAASKNGAMTGLGTHFMIVDDFHKAGESLSPVERERAIETFRTTFFNRFDNLADSRLVIVQQRIHEDDLAGWALRTGEWHHLNLPAIAEQDEDIPLPRGRVWHRRKGDVLAPALAPRAYLEEQRLLMGARNFGAQFQQNPVVADGGLIDLDWFGQYDERPPRIFFHKVVQSWDPAITERITADYSVGMTWGFRDGDWYLLDVIRIQAAFTTLTERVIAWHRHWRADALIIEGASIGIALYQQVKAANLPGALRCPTPTSSKVDRLAGHTVQLQSGGFLLPASAEWLPALRHELQAFPDGRNDDQVDALTQFLEFTFDNRVWVDAKFDGNGRRIRPSRPNRSSRFYDGDVPSAASW